The sequence below is a genomic window from Denitratisoma sp. DHT3.
GGAAAATCGGCATTCCGGACGCCATCCTGCACAAACCCGGGAAGCTGGACGAGCCGGAATGGCGCATCATGCGGACGCACGCCGCGCTGGGGGCCGAGATGCTCAAGCGGTCGGAACGGGAAATCCTGGTCGCGGCCTCGCTGATCGCGGGCCATCACCACGAAAAATGGGATGGCAGCGGTTATCCGCAGGGATTCTCGGGCGCCGACATCCATATCTATGGCCGTATCGCCGCGGTGGCCGACGTGGTGGACGCGCTCTCCAGCCGCCGCACCTACAAGGAGCCATGGCCTTTTGACGCCATCTGGGATTACCTGCGCGCGCAAAGCGGCGTCCATTTCGATCCGGAGATCGTCGCCTGGGTCTTGGCCAACGTCGAGCGTCTGGAAGCCATCCGTCAGGCCTTTCCCGACGAGGGCGACCCGCCCCACCATCCGTAACGCTCCCCGCCGTCCTGGCGCGCTTTCGCCGCTCGCTCACCCAGACGCAGCGCTGACCTTGCGCCGGCCGCCGACGTTCATCCTCGAACCGAGGTTTTCAGGTTCATTCGATCTCCGGCTCGCGCGGGGGCGCCATGGCGTTGCGAACCACGATTTCCGTCAGGGTGGGGGCGCACCATTCGATGAAGCGATAGGCGAAGCCGCGCAGGTAGTGGCCCTTGCGCACGGCGATGCGCGTGGTGTTGATGGGAAAGTCCCGGTCGAGATTCAGCAGCCGCAGCCCCGTATCCTTGGCCGGGTTGAACGCCACCGAGGCCACCACGCCGACGCCCAGGCCCAGTTCCACGTAGGACTTGATCACGTCGGCGTCGAGCGCGGCCATCACGATGTCCGGGCTCAGGCCGGCGGCGGCGAAGGTGCGGTCGATGTTGCCGCGGCCGGTGAAGCCCTCGTGGTAGGTGATGATCGGATACTCGGCCAGGGCCTCCAGGGTCAGCGGCCGCGCGTCGAGCAGAGGATGTCCCTCGGGCACGATCACCCCGTGGTGCCAGGTGTGGTAGGGGAATGACGCCAGGGTCGCGACGCCCTCCAGGGCCTCGGTGGCGATGCCCACGTCGGCCTCGCCGGCGTTGAGCAGCTCGACGATCTCCGCCGGGTTGCCCTGGTGCAGGACCAGGTGCACCTTGGGGAAGGCCTGCTTGAAGCGCGTCACCACCGGCGGCAGCACGTAGCGCGCCTGGGTGTGGGTGGTGGCGATCACCAGGCGGCCCTCGTCGCGCTGCGCGAACTGGTCGGCCAGGCGCTTGATGTTCTGCGCGTCGAGCAGCATGCGCTCGACGATCTGCAGCAGCTCCTCGCCGGGCGCGGTCAAGCCCAGCAGCCGTTTGCCGCGCCGGACGAACAGCTCGACGCCGAGCTCGTCCTCCAGATCCTTGATGTGCTTGCTGACGCCCGACTGGGAGGTGAACAGGGCGTTGGCCGCGTCGGTCAGATTGAAATTGCGCCGCACCGTCTCGCGGATGATCCGCAGTTGTTGAAAGTTCATGTCGTTTTAGCGTGAAACAGCAAATTGGAACGATAAGTCAGACATCCGAGCGCAGCGAGCAAACGCAATCACCTCCCCCGGAGAGGGGGAGGTTGGGAGGGGGCCGTCCCAAGGGAGGCCTGCGCCCCCTCGGGGGCAGCGAACGAAGTGAGCGTGGGGGTTGTTTCATTCAGATGCCCGCGCCCTGTTGCAGCACATAGCCGCGATGGCGGATTTTCGCCTGCAGCAGCCAGACGGGGCCATGGTCCTGCAGATCGAGGAAGTCCGCAACGAAATCCGTCGCCGGCCGTTCCACCAGTTGCTGCGGCGTGCCGACCTGCTCCACCCTGCCGTGGTTCATCAGCACCACCCGGTCGGCGACTTCCAAGGCCTCCTCCTGGTCGTGGGTGACGAAGAGGCTGGTGATGTGGAGTTCGTCGTGCAGCCGCCGCAGCCAGCCGCGCAGCTCCTTGCGCACCTTGGCGTCCAGGGCGCCGAACGGCTCGTCCAGCAGCAGCACCCGGGGCTCCACCGCCAGGGCCCGGGCCAGGGCGATGCGCTGGCGCTGGCCGCCGGAAAGCTGGGCCGGGAAGCGGTCGGCCACCCAGGAAAGTTGCACCAGTTCCAGCAGCGCGCCCACCCGGCGGCGGATCTCCGCTTCTGCGGGGCGCTGGCGCCGAGGCTTCACCCGCAGGCCGAAGGCCACGTTGTCAAACACGCTCATGTGGCGGAACAGCGCGTAATGCTGGAACACGAAGCCCACCTGGCGTTCCCGCACGTGGGTATCGGATGCGTCTTCTCCTTCCAGCAGCACCCGGCCGCTGTCGGCCTGTTCCAGACCGGCGATGACCCGCAGCAGAGTGGTCTTGCCGCAGCCCGAGGGACCCAGCAGGGCAGTCAATTCTCCGCTGGGGAAATCCAGAGAGACATTGTCCAGGGCGGTGAAGTCACCAAAAACCTTGTTGATGTTCTGAACCTGAATGCTCATGGTTGTTCCCTTAAATAGGTGCCGCCGCCTGGCGGCCTTTCCATTCCACTGCCTTCTTGACGGCCAGGGTCACCAGGGCCAGCAGGGCCAGCAGGGAGGCCACGGCAAAGGCAGCGGCAAAGTTGTATTCGTTGTAGAGGATTTCCACATGGAGGGGCATGGTGTTGGTCTCGCCCCGGATGTGGCCGGAGACCACCGACACGGCGCCAAACTCCCCCATCGCCCGGGCGTTGCAGAGGATCACGCCGTAGAGCAGGCCCCACTTGATGTTGGGCAGGGTCACGTGCCAGAAGGTCTTCCAGCCCGGGGCGCCCAGGACCACCGCCGCTTCTTCCTCTTCCCGGCCCTGGGCTTCCATCAGAGGGATCAGTTCCCGGGCGACGAAGGGAAAGGTGACGAAGATCGTCGCCAGCACGATGCCGGGTATCGCAAAGATGATCCTGATGTCGTGGTCCTGGAGCCAGGGGCCGAACCAGCCCTGGGCGCCGAACACCAGCACGTAGATCAGGCCGGCGATCACCGGCGAGACGGAGAAGGGCAGGTCGATCAGGGTCATCAGGAAATGCTTGCCGCGAAACTCGAACTTGGCGATCAGCCAGGCCGCCGCCACCCCGAACACCAGGTTCAGCGGCACGGCGATGGCCGCCGCCGTCAAGGTCAGGGTAATGGCCGACAGGGCATCGGGCTCCACCAATGCCTTCAGGTAGGCATCCCAGCCTTTGCGCAACGCTTCGGTGAACACCGCCGCCAAGGGCAGCAGCAGGAAGAAACCGAAGAAGGTCAGGGATACCCCGATCAGTGTCCATTTCACCCAGGCC
It includes:
- the cysW gene encoding sulfate ABC transporter permease subunit CysW codes for the protein MSGAAATHWTGNDAGRYENNAATREPAWVKWTLIGVSLTFFGFFLLLPLAAVFTEALRKGWDAYLKALVEPDALSAITLTLTAAAIAVPLNLVFGVAAAWLIAKFEFRGKHFLMTLIDLPFSVSPVIAGLIYVLVFGAQGWFGPWLQDHDIRIIFAIPGIVLATIFVTFPFVARELIPLMEAQGREEEEAAVVLGAPGWKTFWHVTLPNIKWGLLYGVILCNARAMGEFGAVSVVSGHIRGETNTMPLHVEILYNEYNFAAAFAVASLLALLALVTLAVKKAVEWKGRQAAAPI
- a CDS encoding CysB family HTH-type transcriptional regulator — protein: MNFQQLRIIRETVRRNFNLTDAANALFTSQSGVSKHIKDLEDELGVELFVRRGKRLLGLTAPGEELLQIVERMLLDAQNIKRLADQFAQRDEGRLVIATTHTQARYVLPPVVTRFKQAFPKVHLVLHQGNPAEIVELLNAGEADVGIATEALEGVATLASFPYHTWHHGVIVPEGHPLLDARPLTLEALAEYPIITYHEGFTGRGNIDRTFAAAGLSPDIVMAALDADVIKSYVELGLGVGVVASVAFNPAKDTGLRLLNLDRDFPINTTRIAVRKGHYLRGFAYRFIEWCAPTLTEIVVRNAMAPPREPEIE